The region gaaaaagaacaaaagagttAGGTCAATTCAAATTTTGTTACACTGGAATTAAATCCTTAATATCACTATTTAGGTAagtttgaatatattttgtctTAAAGCCCTCAGGTATCCACGTGCTGACATTATATAATagaaatgtaagtgatgggaagAGTATTGAGCATTGATGCTGATGAATTGCTTTTACTTTCCATATCAATGTAGCTCCAGGTTTGCATGGTGTTAATTTGAATCAAATTTGCAAAAGTTTCCCTGGAATGAACAAGGCTCCAATACTGCTCAGCTCACAATGAAGTGCATTAAATGTTTGGCTGTTTGCAATGGTTTCAACTGTGTTTGAATGCTCTGTCCCATGCTTTTTCCATGCTCTCTTTATACTCACTTAAAGTCTCCATCCAGCAGCCTCCTGTACTCGCCGATCTCGGCCTCCAGTTTCACCTTGATGTTGAACAGTTGCTCGTACTCGCGCATGCTGTGATGGATGTCGGCGCGGATCTTTGTGAGCTCATCCTGAAGCTTCAGGAGGATTGCGTTGTACTTCTCCATCTCTATGCTGTTACGCATTTCGACGTCACGGAGGGTAGCCTTCAGGTTTTCTTTCTGTCAAGAGATTGCAAACAGGTAAACAGCTAGCCTTCGTGTAAAGGTGACAAAATACAACTACCAGAACCTCTAAAGCTCAAACTTAATAGAttgaacaaattatttaaaaatttgtacagagccaagctagctgttCCCCCTGCTcaattttctcatttaactcttgTTTTGgcataaaagtaaataaactaTTCCTTAAAGGAACTATTAACAACAATTCCCAATGAGTAAATTAGTTAACAGATGTCAGGTATAAATGTATTAGGCTCTCCATGATATGAAAGCAGGATGTTGTGGTGAATAAGCACAAAGATTCTTACGAGTCTAAGCTCCGACTGCAGTTCAATCTCCAGTGCCTGATAGCTCCTCTTAGTTTCAGTCACTACATTCGTGGCATCCTTCAGGGCAGATGACTGCTCATTCACATGCCCCTGCACCTCTGTGATctggataaaaaataaaatacagttactTAACAAATACAGCCTGTCAACCATGAATGTGTCATGCATTGATGTAGACCGGATGAATTCAGCTGTACCTGAGATTCATGCCATGCTTTGACCTCATCCTGGTTCTTCTGTGCTATCAGCTCATACTTAGCCCTCATCTCGTCCATGATCCTAGCCAGATCCTGTCCTTTAGGAGCATCAACGTCCACATGGACGCCATGGTGGATCTGTCCACGCAATTCAGAAACATCCTGTTGATGGGGAAATAGATTGGGAGTGATTTCCTGAGCAAGGCAAGAGGGGTTATCCTGTGCAAAGAGCTTAAGGAACACACTGATTGCCACAATGTTGGTGTGACAGAGTGGGTGAGAACACGCCATTTGTCCCAGTTTTCACCATCATATTGCTTACTAATTTAACCATGCAcattaattgtttgttttagcCATAGCTGAATCAGTGATCGGTAACATGCAGACACATACTGTCCCACATACTgtgttttgcattattttggTTACAGTTCACAAACCATCAACACAGACAAGTATTATTAACTTTCCTTAAAGGTGGGAATTTACAATCCTATTTACAGTAGTATTCCTAGTAGTATACATTGGTATTCAATCTTTGATTTGCTCGTGCATCTTTAAGTTGGAGTAGGCTGATTGTAAACATTCAAATTATTTCTGACAAGTAGTCCCTCCCTCACCATCTCATGGTTCTTCTTAAGGGTGATCAACTCTTCCTTCAGAGACTCAATGTCGCTCTCCAGGTGCATACGCATAACATTGGTGTCATCCAGAAGCTTCCTCAGTCTCGCAACATCGGCCTCCACTGTCTGACGCATGGCTAGCTCATACTCCATCCTATTGGAAGAAAGCGAAAGTAACTTAATATTTAGGTTCTGTTTTACCATTGAAATATGTCATAACCATCACCAATGTAGCTTGATaataacacatactgtatgacagATAATGATAAAGATGGAGACCCTGATTTATAGAAAGCTGAACACTCACTTGACTCTGAAGTCGTCTGAGGCCAGGCGTGCGTTGTCCACTGCGATAGCGAGATGTGCGTTGTCCTTGATCATTAGAAGTATCTGAAAgaaagacatgtttttttttgcaaatgtgtgaaatataaataaactgcatGTATTCAGTGACTTGTGAATTGTGCAGGTGAAAGAATTGCCTTTGATTACATGCTATACATCATAAAAGAACAAAGCAGGTTATCAATGTTTTACTATCTACAAAGTATCATAGCTCAACATGGATTACAGATAATAGACTATGGGTAGTAAATCTTGagtgcgggggggggggggggggggggggggggatgataATAAAGTTGAACTCATTCAGTCTGGACTGACTCTTGCCCTCAACCTTATTTGACATTTACGAGTTAAGGGAATATTTGATTGTACATCAACCAATCATTGAACATTGAATTAGTTTGTAAATCAGAAATCGGACACAGTTCTGTAAATCACAACTGAATGAGGTAGCTGAGCTATGGCAATATAAGGGCATTAGAGCACTAAAGGAGACACAGATTTATCACTGCAGTCTTCTTTATGCAATTCTTTATGAAAATTTCACATTGCatatatgacattttttttgttttctattaagCTACTGGACTAAACAAGACACTAATCAATATCATAAAGATTGCCTAATTGATTCGTTGACTCACCTTGGCTCTCAGCTCCGAGATGATGGTGTTGTACCTGTCGAAGTTTTTATCCTCCACTGGGCCTCTCTTCTCCATGGCCTCTCGGATCTTGATCTCCAGCTTGCCGTTGGCCTTCTCCAGGTTCCTCACCGTCTCCAGGTAGCTGGCCAGGCGGTCATTCAGGTGCTGCATGGCTACCTTCTCATTCCCGATGGCCAGGGCTCCAGAACTCATCCCCGAGGATGTTGATTCGTAGTCATACCCACCGCTACCACGGCCATAGGCGACAGATATCTTGGTCCCGTAGCCCCCTGCCCCTCCGCTAACACTGTGGGCGTAGGAGGAACTTATCGGACTGGGTGGTGGATGGTAACCGATAGAGGTCTGGCGTCTCATAAAATGTTGCTCCATTGCAATATTGTGCTGATCAGATGAGAGAAGTGGTGCAGAGGGATTAGGCAGCTGAGAGTGAGGGACGAAGAGGAATCTTGGGGTCTTATATATCACTCTGAAAGGCAATATTCCTTCCTGCCACACCTGTCTTATCTATATTGCATTACTACCTTTAGCCTTGTCTAGACTTTGTCCCACCAACACCCATTCTGAACCAATCAGTCAAAGATAAATACAGCAGGTGTGCTGACACACGATTATGGTTAGTAACTGAGCTGTATCTATGGTAGCTGTGATCAAAAGCTAAAAGGATACAGTAAGGATGGTTTCTTattatcaataaaaagaaaaaaaaacaacaattcaatTGATCTTATTAATATGTATTGTCTCCGTAGCCAAAGCATTATACAGTAGGTTACTTATTCTACCTTTGTGCCAAAgagctctgttgttgtccaaaaatacTGTAGTTTCTTTTGAGTCAATCTCACACATGGTACAATGTCCCGCTCCTGTAAATACCCCTAAGAGCCCGAAATGGTAATAAAAGCACAGCAGAATAGTTCCAAACAAATGAGCTATTCACTCCTGTTTGAATAACATTCGATAAAAAATATACAGCACATAGCTGTTTTAAGAAattattaactttttataaatataaactataCATTTGTGAgccattttttatatatctaCATCTTCTGTAAGAGTGGAGGGGCTTGGGGCTGAGTGCCACAGACTGGGACAGCAGTCAGACAGTATTGAAAGAAAAGTTTTGGTATTCATGTAGTTTGTTGACAattggaaaaaatataaaatatagaatCACACCAACCTGGTATTCAGAATAAAAAGTGTGTTGGTGGGAGTGTATTGTTTCAGGTACCTGTGAGACGAAACAATCCAGGAAgtgtaacacatttttaaacccTGGAATGTAATCATTGAAACAATAAGTGGGCTAAGTGAGAAGAGGAGTTCGATGGATGCCATGAAATTTGTTATTAGGACTGAAAACGgtaattattttctgtcaaatcTGCTGTTGTCACGTCCTtcagtttcattcatttattctgttcTGTCATATTGTGATGATATAATCTCATATATTTGGTACATGAATGGTTTCTCCTTTCAAACAAAACACCATGAACACATGATTAAGAATTTCTGGAATGCACTTTATTGATATGTCTGAACATCACAGCGCAACAGGAAGATTCAACTGGacagaaagaaaactaaaaatgatgaaatacttttaaaaaaaagattgttaaCATTGAATTGGACTCTTTTATTACTTTGAAATATTCATTGTTATCAGTCATTTTGTCTCTGAAAAAGCTTACAGTTCTCCAAATCTGAACTCTTGTGAACACGTGGTcgacaaacacaaaaacataaataaaagaatgtcataatgaaataaatagaagatgattttgttttcctctgatccagtttttttcagcctGTGGATGAGCTGTATACCCAGGAAGTCAAACTAATTGCAGCATCAATTGAGACTCTTATGGTTAGTGCTGTTCTTATGGTTAGAAGTAACAAGAGccaattggggaaaaaaaaggtttggtCAATCGGATGTTAGTGTTATGATGCAGTGATTGTTGGGCCTGTCAGATGGTTGCTTCCGGTATTTAGAGGTTCTTGGTCTCTGTGCTGGAGGAAACCACCTTGCCGTCCACCAGGGTCTGCGTGACAGTCATGACTTTGGtcttcactgttttctggtCTTCCAGAGCGTCCTGGAGCCTGAATGGAAAGATGGAGAAAACGTCAAAAGTCAGGTAGTTTCTACTAAATGATGTACTTTTCCTTGTCCTTTGAACAATTCTGTCAATAAAAGTAATATCTACATACGTGAAGTCTTCCCCGTCCAGCAGCCGTCTGTATGTTGCAATCTCTGCCTCCAGCTTCATCTTCATGTTGAGCAAGGTCTCGTACTCCTGTGTCTGCAGCTGGATGTTGTTACGCAGCTGTGTGAGCTCTGCCTCCAGACCCAGGAGGACGGAGTTGAGAGACTCGATCTCCATGTTGTAACGCATCTCTGTGTCCCTCAGTGTGCCATCCAGAGATCCTTTCtgtgagcagagagagagtAGAAAAGGGGAAGAAAAGAATGGGTTAAAATTTTACAATGAACCCAGGTGGCCGATGACAGCGCCATAGCAACTGGTCACCGGAGTGTAAAGCTTATGTCAACAAAGTAAATGTGAGAGACTTGAAGTGAGAGTGCTGACTTGAGCATTGCAGGGGTGTTAAGATAGGCGTGTGTTGAGGTAAATGAACTGTGTGCTGACTGAGTGCTTCTCACCAGGCTCTTCTGTGACTCCAGCTCGATCTCCAGGGTTTGCAACTGTCTGCGCAGGTCATTGACCTCTGTCTGGGAACCCTTCAGGGCCTCTGTGTTCTGAATGACCTGGGACTGCACTTCTGTTATCTGAAATCAAgattaaaatatatgttaagtatatatatatatatatatatatatataaatcaacgtttctgattatttaaaaacactgttaacTAGGGACTTTGAACTGCAGAAGAACTTCCCTGTTTGTAGATGATACTCCGGTTTCTTGTAAATAATTTACCTGAGTTTCGTGCCATGCTTTGAGTTCTTCCTGGTTCTTCTGTGCCATCTTTTCATACTTGGCCCTTATCTCTGCCATGATCTGAGCCAGGTCCTGTCCTTTAGGAGCATCAACATCCACATGGACTCCTGACTGGGCGATCTGGTTACGGAGCTCCATAACTTCCTAAAGACACAAGAATGGAAAGTAGAATTAAGGAAAAGTTACACTTTTTTTAGAAGATGTCCTCGTGAATTCTTTCTATCATTTGAAGTTGATAGAGTGTTATTGATATCTGACCCTGCTCTGTCTCCGGGCCTTTTCCAACCACAATCACATGCCATGGGCAGGTAAACAGGGGGAGTATGTAAACCTGTGTCTGGTGCTGTAAATATTTAGTTCAGTAGTTCCCTCAGTAAACAAATGGTTGTGTTATTGCTTAAGCATCTAGATTATGGTCATTTGGATGctttggtgttttttcttctaccAAAGATGGACGGGAACCATTTAACGATGAGGCTTGCCACATAATTCAAACACTGACATTTGAGATTTATGTTACGATACTGCCCTTTTCCCACTGCAGTCTTCTTTAGCTTGTGTGCATGAATACCCTGCAGCCTCTCAGGACATGTCAGCTACAGTTGTGGTGTAGTGAACGACATGTAAAGCCCATTCTTCACAAGAAAAAGGGCTGTATAGGTCGAAATATACGTTTCTATAATTATGTTTAGGCGTTCTAGTGGCCATAGTAATTATGGCCAGCGTAAGTGACCTTTACCACAGCATTGTCATTACCTAAAACATAATGatattttaacagtgatttgtaatgcTTTTGGGAGTGGCAAATCACCCTCCTATTTTCGCACCTGATAGTCACACCTATGAGTCATTCTGTAAGTGCTCCTATGGGTTGTTCTGGAGTATAGGTACAATCGACCTATGTGGTCGTTTAATTTTGAAGAAGTGCGTATGTACAAAACTTaagcacacacactgataattAGGGTATTACTGGGATGAGCTTGTCAGCAAATATTTATTCAGGTTTTGTAAAGGCGTGGTTATTTGCAGAAATGATAGCCAGGGGCGTTTGGAAAGTAGCTTTTGTTTGAAATATATTAGACTTTGTTGAAAGCAGGACTAAAATTGTCAACAGTGAAGTAGCGTGACTAATCTTTGACTTTCATTGATAAACCAGAGTCTTAGCACATGGTGAAGGCCCTGAGAACCTATTTTCTAAACCAGCTTCTTGTGATATGTGATCAAGTCCAACATTAACCAACCTTTTTTCTGCTAATGTTAGAACAGTTTTGGTTAAGAGATTTCTGCGATTCTGTTTTTGTCAGTGGTTTTCTCACTGGTTTGAAGTGGGTGGGGCTCACTGATGTGGGTGGGGCTCACTGATGTCATTATATTTCCAATGTTAAATTTTTCTATGAACTTTAACTTTGGATTTTCATTTAGTTatgaatatttgatattatAAAGAAAATTGCAAACACATCTTTTGAAGTGTTTTAAAGTTGCGATGAGGATTTGAATgtattcacactcacattttcATGGTTCTTCTTGAGGTGGATGAGCTCTTCCTTCAGGGATTCAATCTCACTCTCCAGGTTCATGCGGCTCATGTTGGTGTCATCAATGACCTTCCTCAGACCAATGATATCAGCCTCCACAGACTGGCGGATAGCCAGCTCTGACTCATATCTAAACAGCACAGGGCAGGGCAGGGCAGTTAGGATAACTTCAAATCCTAGTACAGAGATCGGTCCAATTTAGGACTTGTGATAACTGACTCATGTTGATTGTCCTGATTAGTAAGATATTCACAATTTATgactacaaaacaaacaattgtcTCTTTAGATAATGACGATATGTGTTTATCCTACAACCCATTCAGTAGTAGAATTGGGTGTGGTCAAAGCTGTCTGGCTTAGCGTTTTACAGTTGCAGCGGTACAACGGGCGGGCCTTACTTCACTCTGAAGTCATCAGCTGCCAGGCGAGCGTTGTCGATGTTGAGAACCAGGCGGGCATTGTCGGTGGTGGCATCAAACACCTACAATGTTTACAAAAGAAACAGGTTATTTAGATTGCAAACTGCAGACATGAGCCAGCAGAGACAACCAACAGCTGGGTGAACATTTTACACTAAAGAgctgacaaagacagaaaaagcagGTCATAacctgttcctttttttttgtaaaatcatTACTCATATCACCAagtaataatacattaaaaccttttttgaccttttttgaAGCTACAGcgagcagccagttagcttagtctagcattaagactggaaacagctagtctGGCTCTGGCCAAAGGTAGGAAAATCCACCAGCTCTCAGCCAAGAAATGACACATAATTAAAGCACAACTtgctgtttttacactttgtttctgtaggtattgtgttatttattttaaaattcaaaaagtCAGACTTCATTAAATGTCTATTTTTGAAGTATAAGCACATTGCACTGACATACATATGACAATGATACAGCATTATACCTGTGAAATAAATAGTGATAAGTTTTGAGTTGGAACAaaagtgtctttgtttgtgtgtgtaaatgaggaTAGGGCCAGTGGGCTGCTTTAAAAACCACATGGTTTCGGTATTTGCTTTAGCTTTAGATAAGAGCTGGGATGGATGGCTGGGGAGACATCCACGTCACAAAGCCCAGGAGCCAATCAGTGACTGCCAAGCAGCAACTGTCCCGTCGCTGCTAAGGAACAGGATCTTTCCTGTCAGCAGACCGGGAGCAGGTGATTTGCATAAGATTGGCATTGATGGCGGTTGTGGTGATGTGTATGTGCGTGCTCTGCTGTGTaggtgcgtgtgcatgtgtgtgtttgcatgggTTGTTGACTGAGTGCTGTACTGGATCAGTGCTGTCTTAATGTTGACGTGAGAGCCTGTGTTTTCTCAGATGCAGGTTTGAGGGATTTTTGCATCATtccaaaagaaaatgtttttgaccCTGGGCTGTTTAGATTAACTGAGGCCCTCAGCTGTTAGTAGAGTAAATAAAACCTTATTTCAAAACAGAAATCTCATTTGACCCCCTCTGTTTTGATAAGATTTTAAGATATCTTTTTGCTTCCTGTTTTGCCAATTTTATTTACGTCATCTTTTCAAAGGAGGGTTTGCTGACCTTGATGTTGCTATCTGTGTTTGTCCCAAAGGGAGAAATATTAGAAAAAGACTCTTTGTGGGCATGCACACTTTCCCACAgtgagaagacaaagaaataataCTAATTCCACATGTTGAACTGCGACACATGAGAAACATGTTTGGATGTCTCTCCAGTTTGGCCCAATGGATCAAACCAAAATAACTGGAATGTTCCACATAATTttctgaaaaaggaaaaataaagttttgaatGAATGGCTGAATGGCAGCAAGTGGAGGATCACACATTCCAGTTCTGTCTCAGTtattctgggtttttttctgtggttttcAATGAGGCGAAACATGGAATGAATGATTAAcactttttcctgtttgtgcaATGCCgttatttgtctttatattgTGAAATCTCTTTGCATTGCATCTAATTACACTGATTATGCCGGATGTATTTGTATAGGCTGTATCAGgtaaatgtgaaattaattgTGTTATCAGATTAATTACGTATTAATAGCAGGACATAAAGGGACTAAACTGAGCTCCAccttgaaatattttacaataagtGAATAAGATCCGAATCCATAATGTGCTGTGTTGAGTTCTCTTCTTTACCTATCCTTATCAGCTACTGTATGACCAGTCCCATTGTCCAACAAACATCACATTGTTTGAGGAAAAAGGTAGTTAAGGTCATGATGTATGGGCCTGCATGTTGACCTTTTCCAGTCTGTAAAGTCCCAGGACtaaattgtttgttgtttcGTCTGTTTTCCTGTCTCTGTGACCCCTCATCCCCCAACATTCCTCTGCCATACTGTTTCCGGTTCAGCCCCGGCCCCCGGCCCATAGCGTAGCAGCGGGCTCTGTGCCGAGTACCAGCAGGAACCCAGACTACCCCCCTCCCACCCTGTTAGGATTCCAGTAACCCAGAGTACTGATGAGGTTACATTTAGGTCAAGGGGTGCAGAATTTATTGCTCACATATGTATAATCCATTATATGCTCAAAAACACTTACTTCACATCTTCTCGTCACATCTCACCCTGGGTTTCATCTTTCATCTCACCCATTCACATGGCCTCCCTCCCTATATCCTAACTTTCCCCTAATCTGCTTTTGTTGAACacataataaatcaaaacattCCCCTCCATCTGTTCTCACCATCCTCCCCCCAAATTCTCCTCACCTTCCTCCTCAGGTCGTCCAATATGGCCTGGTACTTGCTGTAGTCTCTGAAGTCAGGTCCGCTCTTCTCCAGGGCCTCCTTGATCTTAATCTCCAGCTTGTGGTTGGCCTGCTCCAGGTTCCTCACAGTCTCCAGGTAGTTGGCCAGACGGTCGTTCAGGTTCTGCATGGCAAACTTCTCGTTGCCCATGATGTCTCCGCTGTTCCCGCTCACCTGGGTGCTGCTGGAGAAGCCCCCTGCTCCGGAGCCcattcccattcccattcccattcccaTACCGGCTCCCAGGCCACTGCGCACGCTTGAGGAGATGCTAATGCGGGACCCACCGGCCCCA is a window of Scomber scombrus chromosome 10, fScoSco1.1, whole genome shotgun sequence DNA encoding:
- the LOC133987490 gene encoding keratin, type I cytoskeletal 18-like; protein product: MSSGALAIGNEKVAMQHLNDRLASYLETVRNLEKANGKLEIKIREAMEKRGPVEDKNFDRYNTIISELRAKILLMIKDNAHLAIAVDNARLASDDFRVKMEYELAMRQTVEADVARLRKLLDDTNVMRMHLESDIESLKEELITLKKNHEMDVSELRGQIHHGVHVDVDAPKGQDLARIMDEMRAKYELIAQKNQDEVKAWHESQITEVQGHVNEQSSALKDATNVVTETKRSYQALEIELQSELRLKENLKATLRDVEMRNSIEMEKYNAILLKLQDELTKIRADIHHSMREYEQLFNIKVKLEAEIGEYRRLLDGDFKLEDAVAVVKDPKVETKVVTITQRLVDGKVVEQSQDVQSA
- the krt18a.1 gene encoding keratin, type I cytoskeletal 18, which translates into the protein MKTSKQSTYSVRSSTSSRPSAVSITRTSTGPVYRAPTIHGGAGGSRISISSSVRSGLGAGMGMGMGMGMGSGAGGFSSSTQVSGNSGDIMGNEKFAMQNLNDRLANYLETVRNLEQANHKLEIKIKEALEKSGPDFRDYSKYQAILDDLRRKVFDATTDNARLVLNIDNARLAADDFRVKYESELAIRQSVEADIIGLRKVIDDTNMSRMNLESEIESLKEELIHLKKNHENEVMELRNQIAQSGVHVDVDAPKGQDLAQIMAEIRAKYEKMAQKNQEELKAWHETQITEVQSQVIQNTEALKGSQTEVNDLRRQLQTLEIELESQKSLKGSLDGTLRDTEMRYNMEIESLNSVLLGLEAELTQLRNNIQLQTQEYETLLNMKMKLEAEIATYRRLLDGEDFTLQDALEDQKTVKTKVMTVTQTLVDGKVVSSSTETKNL